The region ttaagccaaaaattattGAATGTAAGTTTCTTTAACGGGTCGAATAGTTTcgacaaatttattaaaatatcggATCATTGTCAGTTAATCTCATAGAATCGAGGCGACGTATTTACGGATATAATTTTCTAtaacataatattatttatattaaatacaaaattagcattaagttttataatttttgaaagaagtgtttttttattttaaagcaCTATTTAGATTacatgttaaaatataaagtactaatttaaatattttttcagtgaaaagagatcaatttgaTGCTTGAGGGTGCGATTGAAAGcaaaaggtcgtaatttgggtaaaatcggggattttgaaaggtgagggtgtaAACGAAGGGGGATTGAAAGGTGGAGGAGTTTTCAGGAGATTAGCCtattttatattgaattaaTAATTGTCTTTCCTCGCTaacaattcaaaatatattttatttcagCATTATATCATATCAGAAAATCATTCttgtttgaaattaaaaatttaaattttatcttataAGTATAATTAAACTTACAAATGCTTTATTCGACATTTAcccttttatatatttttttgcaattcgcccttgcaaataaattataaattagtaattagTAATTATGTGCATCACATAGCTAcataatgattttattttactaGTTTTATTATCAAGTAAAATAAGTTGTTTaatctataatttaaaataatttattttataaaaatcatcACAAATTCTCCCAACAAAGCTATTAATTTGCATTTACTTTCTAGTTTGGGCGTTTGTGAACTAGTTACTGGGCTAAGAAAAGAaacttttgaaacaaaaccagaaaCGGCCCAAATCAGCAAGCTCATAGTTTTCAATTTTAACGTCTCCTCTGCTCTCTATctagggctttttacacaatCAACCAACATTGGCTAAatctttacttttatacgggtcATATTTTCAGCTATCTAAACTACCATGTGCGGACACAGTtcttacttttatacggattgTATATATTCAACCCTAATAGTAGAGACAtcataatttcacttttttctctctcctcattattcaattctctcttcctctcaactcaattttctctctcttcactcatatttttttctttcactttCAGGTCACCTCTTTTTTACTGTTCTCCGCCGTCTTCCGCTGCGTCGTGTCCTCTgttcctccgctcctccgttatcgttctcatcatcgtctTCTTCGTCATCTTCGCCAACAATATCATCTCATCTACTCGTcgtcgtcatctatttgatttcagatctacaatttattcataattcttcttcttcttttttattttcagatctataattttttactgttttttcatgATTAAATATGTATACagattatatttaaagaatataatgctaatttcatgttatgtaaaataaatttatgattatatggaataattttttgttatttcttcattttatttttgtgtttggttgtatttctgtgtttatttattctgcagctcgtttttttgatgatggttgattactgaattattataatgttacagtgttgttgatttgttgttgattttgtgttgataattagttggtattccttgattttaacattgggaaaaaaaatttaattttttttggcaaattagataactttatccgcaaaataaactaaataaaataaaatttaataaggactagataattatatgttagcattatcatgttgacatgttgttgatttcttgttgatattttatcgattgtcacaatttttcaaaaagttatgttttattttattccttatgttgattcgttgttgatttattgttgacattattttgatatgtatttcaacttttttttattttcaattttatgttgacatgttgttgatatactgttgataacatgttgatttttcaatcattgaaagaaaaataaagttagtcttaaattgatgtattaatgaactattgatatgtttttgataatatgttgattctttttgacttaaatcaatcaatgttctcattttacaaacatcttgactaaattagcattaattgttgattctttgttgatttattgttgacattatgttgataagtattttaactttttttgattttcaattttatgttgacatgttgttgatatactgttgataacatgttgatttttcaatcattaaaagaaaagcaaagttagtcttaaattgatgtattgATGAGTTGTTGacatatttttgataatatgttgattgtttttggcttaaatcaatcaatgttctcattttacaaacattttgactatattagcattaattgttgatatcatgttgacattatgttgataacttgttaatatgatagtagtaattctactaaaCAACAATAaaggtacaaaatgtttaaaataaatgaatcagataaagatgttagcagagtaagtaatcaaaacaatatgaaaaaacaacaacaataattcaaatgaaaaaataaaattattcttacatataaaaataaaaaaatattaaatatacaccagcgcaacagttcacaaattaaagaaatcgatttcaaaatatattttttcctcaattctctttgcagctgcacagtttcttcaaaatcacttgtataattgttttgcattccacctctcatacctaactaaatttcgacaaagacggttatgatacagtttcattttatccaacgaaagtttatttcacagacaatattatcttatttgtcaaagttaaaataaaaagaatcagtagatatcatcataatatcaacataaagtcaacataaaatcaacaacactgtaacattacaataattcagcaatcaatcatcatcaacaaatcgttctgcagaataaaaaaacgcagaaatacaacaaaacacaaaaaaatacagaaataacagaattttattatataaaatcacaaaattattctatataacatgaaataagtattagattctttaaagatactctttatacatgtttaatggtgaatcaacagtaaaagataaacaaattacagatctgaaaataaaaaaaagaacaaaaaatttcagatctaaaattaaaaagataaaaaaaagatggcgcggcgagacaaaggcggaacgacagaggcgaaacggcggaggcgcaacagcggaggcggaacggcggaagcgaaggagtagaaatcgtgaattttttttcacaacTCAAAAGAATTTACTGTTATATAAGCAAGAACGGTTGAGATAATGATGaaatagagatgaaaatgagagAAGCAAGAGGAGTCATGCAGTAATGGAGATAACGCACAGCAAAATCGTGGAGAAGAGAAGCGAAAATGGCggagaagaatgaagaaaccgccaattgagaaggaaaataagaaaacggtaaaaaagaaagaaatccaaaaaaaaaaggttagatttcataaaattgatggtgtgaaaagtaaagatatgaattgggccgtataaaagtaaagtcTAGCCCAAAacctgtattttatataaaaagcccctCTATATAACCTTATGGTTTCACTTTCAACTTTCCCCGAAGAATTAgttgaaaatttgaaattattttaaaaaataaacctgAAATCTCCCGCCAAAATCAATAACAAAAAAGAGAGTCAAAAATGAAAGACGATCATACTCCACAGAGAGAAGATATCGCGAATCGAAGAGCTAAGGATTCTCGCTTAAAGAAGCCAAACAAGGTTTCGATTTAGCTTTCGcattctctgtttttttttctattttcattttgatattttactTATTTCACTTTGCAGATCGTTAAGAGAAGCTTAAACGGTCTGTTTCCGCTGATTTCTGAAGATGTTTCGTCTGATACCGCGAAGGATTCATCCGATTTCTCTCCTGTTTCGGTGATCACAGGCGCTAGTTGCTCCGATCGAACCGTACGGATATTCTTCTATTTTCTGATTCCTTTCAATTTCAAATTGTATTTTCcagttttcttttataatttagttttaagGTTTTTGAGATAAAGAAAAATAACTAATAAGTGCTGATTGTTTAAGCTATATAGTTTGTGatcattttatttgattttgtgaTGATTATTGCGTTTTTTTGTTAGCTgctagttattttttattttttaaatttctgttCAGAGCTCTGAGTTGAATGCTACTTCACCGGAAGTAATTTCCGTCTCTAAGTCCAGCTGCAGCAGTAGCTTTCAACAGGTAGTTTTCTGATGTGAATGTTTGAATGTTATATGTTAAAGTAAATTATGGACATTAAAGTTTGCACTAGTTTTCCTATTCGGAGCATTTcagtttttgatttttggcTAATTTTCCTTTTCAGATTTCTGACCTAGGTTTATCAGAAGCCTCTACTTCTTGTGAGCATACTCCGATTTCTACTATTAAAACCTGCTTCGATAACTCAGGCAATAGATCTACGGAGCGGTCATTCCAGAAACCAGACAGTTCTGTGGAGCTTGACCTGGTATCAGAATTTCCTAAACATGCTCGAAATCAGGTATTAAATTCTACTGGTGTGGATCAGCAGTCGAAGAAGCTTTTAGATACGCTTGTTAAGGTTCTTTTGGATGACTTCTACTCTTTGCCTAAAGAGACAGACTGCCATTTTCAACTTGCTTCTGCATCATTTCGCCTGATGTTTCTTTTAGTCTTGCTCTGGTGCTTTCTTGCTTATTTGGTGCTTTTTGGATTGCGATCTGATAACTCTTATGTTGGACCAACACCAACTTGAAGTACTTTAAGAAATAGGTATGATTCTCTCAGTCTTTTTGAATCAATATTGAGTTGTTTGAAATATCTTGGTTCTATGTTGATACAGTCTTTTTATTCTGTTGTCTTATTGATATTCGGCTACTTGGTTTTTCGTATATTTGTGGTAGTTCATGCTCAAATAAGCTTCCTAAAGTAATgcttaatgtttttgaatatgaTTGGTGTGCTTATTTGCATTGCATTAATGCTTAATCTGAATTCCTGATGTGACTGTTCTAAACATATATCTTTAGGTTTTTAAGGTCAAGGTATTGTGTAATCGGAGGAGAAAAGATTGCAAAGTGCTGTGTGATTTGCAAAACAATTCTATAGCTATGTATATGATGTGTTTTTTATTTGTCATAAGTCGTGGGAGGGCCTTATATTACCTCATAATGCCAATGCTTTTGGCCAGGTATATCTGTTTGGCTATGATATCACTTTGTTTGTAAAACTTGATCTTTTCTGAAGAAATCTTGTTTTTCTTAATTGCCTAGTAGCATTGACATTACATTTGGCACGGTATTCCAGAGTCTGAATACCCCTCTCCCTGAACTGGATTAGAGTCTCTTATTACCACCCCCATCAGATGATTTGCCTCATGCCACTGTTTGGCCATCTTCATTGGTTCCAAATTAGACTATATCGATATTGAAAAGTTGTTTTCTCTCTTGTAAATCAGCTTTCATTTCTTTGAGCTCCAAGGCCAATGTCCATTCTATTTTGAATGGACTGTTTCCTGAATAGCGAGTCTATGCACTGCTCACTTCTTCATAATTGGTTAAAACACCATTCTGATATGAACATCTGGTTTGAGTGGCATCAATATTGACTGTCAGAGCATGAGAGCTCAGGCATGCTAAGTGAAATTCTCTCCATCTTGTGATAATTGGTTGAGGGCCTGCCTAAAGAACCATATCCTTCCTTTTCAATTTGTTCTTAAATCAACTGGTTGTCAATAATTGTGGTGATTCATGGTGTTTATTATCTATGAAAGTCATATGCCTCCAGATTTCAAACATTAGAATAACTTTCAAGTCCATTAAAAGAACAAAGTTCACCCAGCTAGGGTGTCTAATTATCAGATCTTTCAATAGACATTGAGCTTATGTGGGACAATGATCTACTCATTGTAGGGTTGAGTCTATCCGAATGCATCCTTATCTACTATGATTCTGTTGAATATTAAATTGAGCATGTGGAATATTATagctcttttaaaaaaaatgaagagatGTTATTATGGTAGTCAGGTAGCATTCCTATATATGCTTTCATGTAGTAGATATTCATTGTTTCCTATATTTTCAAGAGCTAAAGGTTTAAAATTTCattagttttgaaaataaaactgTATAGTAAAAGGCCGGGGAGTTGGAGGAAAAATAGAAGACGCtgtcaataataataattgatataGTGAAAAAGGAAGGACCATACAGAAATCAATTTTCTGCAACCCTTTTGCAGTTCttcacaataaaataaaaatgtatacaTAATCTTTATTCTTCCTACTTTCTTATTTGTTTAGTTAACGGCTCTTCAACATTTTACTACTCAATTCTTGCTTTTGAACAGCCTAACCCTTACAGGATGTTAAATCAAAGTGTTCTGAGTTCCTTGATGTCAAGCCTAATTATCTATATGAGACTTATTCAGCATGTTGCTAATTTGCTAGTTTTCTGGGTCTTAGTTGCAATAACTACCTTTCTTATAGGCTCTACTATGGGGAGAGTATGAATGGGATAGGCTAGAAAATGTGCATTTTTCAATTGACTTCTATATTCATATACAAGTATCAAGCTGACTGCTGATTAATGTTGTTAATTACATTATGTGCAACTTGTCAATGTCATTGTTATGAATGTAATATTAGAAGCGTTAGAAGCACATAATGGTGACTTGTAAATGAAGAATATGGTACACAATTTATATCTGCCACTAACACAACGTTAAGTGATCTTTCAAGAGGATAATGAGAAGAAGCATTTAAAAGCTGAATAGTAGCATTCTTAAATTGATAGTTTCTATATTATGATAAACGACTGCGTAACAAGAACTTGGAGGCTCTTTTGTGGGAGTAGTTAAAACTAAGCTATAGCCTCTCTTATGACGGTTTAGACAGATCATAATGCAATAATAAGATAAGTCAGAAACTCCctaatttttttgttggttaTCATTTTCAGATTAATAATGTCTTCTACTATTCTAGCATACAaaaatctttttctttattgGTCATTTCATTCCGACTTCCAagcatcattttttttaatggatGAGAGACCCTGTGAGACCCCTTCATTTTCATAGGGCAAATTGGTAATAAGTTTGGTGTAATCCATAGaagttttattagttttataaattagataATGAAGCTTAGTGAGCTGTCCTTAAAGGCAAAGATTTGCTGTAATCCACtcgtattaattttaaaaattagtctAATAATAGTGATAATCATTTCTTAATTGGTAAGAGAGGAGCAAGTTGTACTTTAAAGCAAtggtttaattaataatataatcaaAAGAAAAGTTTAGGTTGTTAGTGAGGCTTGTTTATGACAATTATTTGATGTTTGCGTTTTATCAATAGGCATCTGATGCCGGAATCTTGTTCAATTATGTAGCAAAGGCGATTTTGGTGTTTTTGATGATGTGGTGATTTTGATTGGCATAGCATTTTGAGgcaattacaaaataaataatttggtatttttaaaattattgagttttttttaactaaattcGCCATTTATTTTGAGTATGGGGACTTTAGAACTTCAAATAATATTGCTGAACAAGATTTTTTAAGTATGTTCTTTTCATGATGGATTAGCTTGCTGTGGAGAGCATAATCGTCATTACCTACATCATGCAATATTATACTGCACTAATTCTACCAAGTCCTGCCTAgggggtgtgcattcggttcaaactgaactgaactaaaatttattcaaatcaaatcaaaccggtCAGTTTAGTCGGTTCtgagtttgttttgttttttccgGTTTATATC is a window of Mercurialis annua linkage group LG2, ddMerAnnu1.2, whole genome shotgun sequence DNA encoding:
- the LOC126668997 gene encoding uncharacterized protein LOC126668997, which encodes MKDDHTPQREDIANRRAKDSRLKKPNKIVKRSLNGLFPLISEDVSSDTAKDSSDFSPVSVITGASCSDRTSSELNATSPEVISVSKSSCSSSFQQISDLGLSEASTSCEHTPISTIKTCFDNSGNRSTERSFQKPDSSVELDLVSEFPKHARNQVLNSTGVDQQSKKLLDTLVKVLLDDFYSLPKETDCHFQLASASFRLMFLLVLLWCFLAYLVLFGLRSDNSYVGPTPT